Proteins from a single region of Streptomyces sp. HUAS 15-9:
- a CDS encoding cytochrome b N-terminal domain-containing protein: MTSASPTPAPRARAAPGHRGWFHRAVDAIDERMGIKALTYPVPEHANNLAWSLGGITAVAFVILLVTGIYITQFYAPIPEDANQSVRDLVTDVWLGGFTRGLHFWAAQAMFVLALLHLLRVFFHASYKKPREGNWVVGAAMFLLTFLAVFTGTVLKWDQEGYEAMVHNLEVAELLGGAGIWFTDELTSRVSILLRLFNAHVVIVPGLILLLFVWHALLIKRHRISSHPEIPASALEPSEPFTTHLRRVAAFGLVLLGVLSLLGVLLPPVVGPTPVEGIEITRPLWMFWWFFPMEEWFGVASIAWVIAGVFGLIFLVPFLDRSPRRRWRERKLALGAATVLLLALAAITVKVWIANPKGH; this comes from the coding sequence ATGACGTCGGCCTCACCGACCCCGGCGCCCCGGGCCAGGGCGGCACCGGGCCACCGCGGGTGGTTCCATCGCGCCGTCGACGCGATCGACGAACGCATGGGCATCAAGGCGCTGACCTATCCGGTGCCCGAGCACGCGAACAACCTGGCGTGGAGCCTGGGCGGCATCACAGCGGTGGCCTTCGTGATCCTGCTGGTCACCGGAATCTACATCACGCAGTTCTACGCACCGATCCCGGAGGACGCGAACCAGTCCGTACGCGACCTGGTGACCGATGTGTGGCTGGGCGGCTTCACCCGTGGCCTGCACTTCTGGGCGGCGCAGGCGATGTTCGTCCTGGCCCTGCTCCACCTGCTGCGCGTGTTCTTCCACGCCTCGTACAAGAAACCCCGCGAGGGCAACTGGGTCGTCGGTGCGGCGATGTTCCTGCTCACGTTCCTCGCGGTGTTCACCGGCACGGTCCTGAAATGGGACCAGGAGGGGTACGAGGCCATGGTCCACAACCTTGAGGTGGCCGAACTCCTCGGCGGGGCCGGCATCTGGTTCACCGATGAACTGACCAGTCGGGTGTCCATCCTGCTGCGCCTGTTCAACGCCCATGTGGTGATCGTCCCCGGCCTGATCCTGCTGCTCTTCGTATGGCACGCCCTGCTGATCAAGCGGCACAGAATCTCCTCGCATCCCGAGATCCCGGCTTCCGCCCTCGAGCCGTCCGAGCCGTTCACCACCCACCTCAGGCGTGTGGCCGCCTTCGGGCTCGTCCTGCTCGGGGTGCTGTCGCTGCTGGGCGTGCTGCTGCCGCCCGTGGTCGGGCCCACCCCTGTCGAGGGTATCGAGATCACCCGCCCGCTGTGGATGTTCTGGTGGTTCTTCCCTATGGAGGAATGGTTCGGAGTCGCCTCCATCGCATGGGTCATCGCGGGCGTCTTCGGGCTGATCTTCCTCGTGCCGTTCCTGGACCGCAGCCCGAGACGGAGATGGCGCGAGCGCAAACTCGCCCTCGGAGCGGCCACCGTCCTGCTGCTGGCGCTCGCCGCGATCACCGTCAAGGTCTGGATCGCCAACCCGAAGGGCCACTGA